A window of the Cuculus canorus isolate bCucCan1 chromosome 3, bCucCan1.pri, whole genome shotgun sequence genome harbors these coding sequences:
- the FABP7 gene encoding fatty acid-binding protein, brain, whose protein sequence is MRGGGEAAALPTAAHRHPQPHAMVEAFCATWKLVDSHNFDEYMKALGVGFATRQVGNVTKPTVIISSEGDKVVIRTQSTFKNTEIIFKLGEEFDETTPDDRNCKSVVTLDGDKLVHVQKWDGKETNFVREIKDGKMVMTLTFGDVVAVRHYEKA, encoded by the exons AtgcggggcggcggggaggcAGCGGCGCTTCCCACCGCAGCCCATCGGCACCCGCAGCCCCACGCCATGGTCGAGGCTTTCTGCGCCACCTGGAAGCTGGTGGACAGCCACAACTTCGATGAGTACATGAAGGCACTGG GAGTGGGGTTTGCAACGCGACAGGTGGGGAATGTGACTAAGCCCACTGTGATTATCAGCAGCGAGGGGGATAAAGTAGTGATCAGGACTCAAAGCACTttcaaaaacacagaaatcatcTTTAAACTTGGAGAAGAATTTGATGAAACTACCCCCGATGATAGAAACTGCAAA TCAGTTGTGACCCTGGATGGAGACAAGCTAGTACATGTACAGAAGTGGGACGGCAAAGAGACAAACTTTGTGAGAGAAATAAAGGATGGCAAAATGGTAATG ACTCTCACCTTTGGTGATGTGGTTGCTGTTCGTCACTATGAGAAAGCGTAG